GCTAAGGAAGGTGTCGGAGGAATACGGCGTTGAAGTTGATGATAAAACATTGAACCTTATTGCAAGGAATGCCGATGGTGCGTTGAGGGATTCCCTGAGCATATTTGACCAGTGCATATCTATGGGGGGCAAGACCGTAAAATATGACGATGTAGTTTCCATACTTGGTATCACAACCGATGAATACTTATTTAAAATAACAGATGCGATTCTGGAAGGCTCTGTTCAAAAGTGTATCTCGCTGATAGATGACCTCGTTATAAATGGCAAAGATATATTTCAATTTATCAAGGATTTTACAATGCACTTCAGAAACCTGCTGGTAAGCAGAATGGGGGAAAGCGCCCTCGATATACTGAATGTTTCGCATGAAACATTTGAAGCTTTAATCAAGCAGACTAAAAAGTTTTCAACAGAAACCATACTGAAGAATATAAATATATTACAGGCTGCCGAAGCTGACGCGAAATGGGTATCACAGCCGAGGATTACACTGGAGATGGCGGCGATAAGGATGTGCAAAAAAGAGCTGAGGAATGATCCAGATTCCCTGCTCGAGAGGATTGCAAACATCGAAAAGGCAATCAGAGGCGGCAGGGTAAATGTATCGGCGGAACAAGAGGAGGAAGATATCCATAAAGATGAGGCATCGGATATTAAGAGGGAGGAGAGAGCAGAAAAGGTAGACTCTCCGAAAGTCCAGGAGAAACATGAGGATAAGCTTGAGAAACATGATAACGAGCATGAAAAACATGAAAAAGAGATTGAAAAGCATGAGGAAGAGATTGAAAAACACGAGGATGCGGGATCGATAGACGAGATTTATGCAAAATGGCCGAAAGTCCTTGAGAGCATAAACAAAGAAGGCCATAAGGCACTGTATTCCATGCTAAATAATGCAAAGCTCTGCAGCTTGGCAGGTGGCACGCTTGTTATCAGCCTTAAGTATGATATCAATAGGAAATTGGTCGAAAGAGAAGATAACAGAAAGATTATAGAGAATAAGATATTGCTTGAGTGTGGTTTTAAAGTGAAGATCCGCTGTGTAACTTCTGATGAAGTAGCCGCCGATAAGGAGCAGGATGTCGGCAAGGAACAGGATGCCGGTCTGGATATGATCAAAAAAGCAAAGGGCATTTTCGGCAGCGATATAGTGGAAGTTGAAAAATAATATAACTTAATGGTAAAATAATATGAGTTAAAGCCAAATTTTATTATATGGAGGTTTTCCTATGGCTAATAGAGGTGGATTTCCGGGAGGAAATCTGAATAATTTGATAAAACAGGCTCAGGTTTTCCAAAAAAAGCTTGAGGAAAAACAGCTTGAGCTTCAGGGAAAGACAGTAGAAGCATCATCCGGCGGCGGAGCAGTGGTCGCAGTTGCAAACGGCAAAAAACAGGTTATTGAAATAAAGATTAAACCGGAGGTAGTGGATCCGGAAGATGTCGACATGCTTCAGGACCTTGTGCTTGCCGCTGTAAATGAAGCGTTGAAGAAGGCTGAAGAGATGATCGCAATGGAGATGGGTAAGATTACCCAGGGAGTTAATCTGCCCAATATGTTTTAATGGATGTTATTAAAATATTCGTATGATGTTGACTGAGGTGAAATGATGAATTTATATCCGGCGCCTGTAGCAAAATTAATTGAAGAATTCTCAAAATTGCCGGGCATAGGCAGCAAAACTGCTCAAAGGCTTGCATTTTTCGTACTTAACATGCCGGAGGGAGAGGTTAAAGGCTTATCTTCAGCGATAATCGAGGCAAAGCAAAAGATAAGATACTGCTCTGTATGCGGCAATCTGACTGACATCGACCCTTGCATCATTTGCAGGAACACATCGAGGGATAAATCGCTCATCTGTGTGGTGGAAGAACCAAGGGATGTCGTCGCTATGGAAAAAACGAGAGAGTTTAAGGGAATCTATCATGTGCTTCATGGAGCAATTTCTCCCATGGAGG
This genomic stretch from Clostridiales bacterium harbors:
- the dnaX gene encoding DNA polymerase III subunit gamma/tau codes for the protein MSYIALYREWRPKFFRDIVGQEHITRTLKNQISQGRVAHAYLFCGTRGTGKTSTAKVLAKAVNCLHSEDGEPCGKCEICTGLDNGSIMDVVEIDAASNNGVDNIRELRDDVKYHPSKCRYKVYIIDEVHMLSTAAFNALLKTLEEPPSHIIFILATTEFQKVPSTILSRCQRFDFKRIRVDDIVKRLRKVSEEYGVEVDDKTLNLIARNADGALRDSLSIFDQCISMGGKTVKYDDVVSILGITTDEYLFKITDAILEGSVQKCISLIDDLVINGKDIFQFIKDFTMHFRNLLVSRMGESALDILNVSHETFEALIKQTKKFSTETILKNINILQAAEADAKWVSQPRITLEMAAIRMCKKELRNDPDSLLERIANIEKAIRGGRVNVSAEQEEEDIHKDEASDIKREERAEKVDSPKVQEKHEDKLEKHDNEHEKHEKEIEKHEEEIEKHEDAGSIDEIYAKWPKVLESINKEGHKALYSMLNNAKLCSLAGGTLVISLKYDINRKLVEREDNRKIIENKILLECGFKVKIRCVTSDEVAADKEQDVGKEQDAGLDMIKKAKGIFGSDIVEVEK
- a CDS encoding YbaB/EbfC family nucleoid-associated protein; the encoded protein is MANRGGFPGGNLNNLIKQAQVFQKKLEEKQLELQGKTVEASSGGGAVVAVANGKKQVIEIKIKPEVVDPEDVDMLQDLVLAAVNEALKKAEEMIAMEMGKITQGVNLPNMF
- the recR gene encoding recombination mediator RecR, which encodes MNLYPAPVAKLIEEFSKLPGIGSKTAQRLAFFVLNMPEGEVKGLSSAIIEAKQKIRYCSVCGNLTDIDPCIICRNTSRDKSLICVVEEPRDVVAMEKTREFKGIYHVLHGAISPMEGIGPNDISIKELISRVNKGDVEEVIVATNPNVEGEATAMYIAKIIKPFGVKVTRIAHGVPVGGDIEYADEVTLTKALEGRTEI